A single Aspergillus chevalieri M1 DNA, chromosome 3, nearly complete sequence DNA region contains:
- a CDS encoding translation initiation factor eIF2B subunit gamma (COG:J;~EggNog:ENOG410PGA5;~InterPro:IPR001451,IPR011004,IPR029044;~PFAM:PF00132) gives MPHSVPVPPTGFQALILCGPGVSLNTFTSNPEEFPKALIPIANRPMLWYPLDWCYRMGITNITLITPPASKAPLEAALSQNPHLTSLPSPSASVLAPADLTLTTGTAELLRLPEVQSCIKSDFLLLPCDLICDIPGESLLEAWMVSQSALGGSTVRDGRHTYGPRSVGMGGEQGGRRGGLGVYYQTQGREESVKGEVTDFVATTPLEQDEAPAVSHPLDGPASIRFGLSKLVLSMPMDTLKEKMEEDKGLLIRHSLVKKHAQVKMLSSYRDAHIYVFPHWVKDMARLNEKFESVSEDLVGWWAKSEWQAGLGEKLRLREIFEPAKQEDGENTGYDGPAIEEEIDLKAMSTTKAGAGTSRDTTAPGSVPELARSRTNSNLEAAAKASSARDLIVPPMLAYVHSSMPSAPLLRRIDNSAILLSITLRLAKLESIEEAGRAASPFAHNQKVAYPAGIAQRCTVTKADCLLAENVTVEEKCVIKESVIGANCHIASGARLTRCLVMDGAVVGERCQLTGCIVGRRCKIGRESVLKDCEVQDGNVVEEETDAKNEKFMIFEGLDEDDEEDGEGMDVAGEFDGEGDLGF, from the exons ATGCCTCATTCAGTCCCTGTGCCCCCCACGGGCTTCCAGGCTCTCATTTTGTGTGGACCTGGTGTCTCTCTCAACACCTTCACCTCGAACCCGGAAGAATTCCCCAAAGCTCTGATCCCAATTGCGAACCGTCCGATGCTGTGGTACCCATTGGATTGGTGCTATCGCATGGGAATTACAA ACATCACCCTCATCACACCTCCCGCTAGCAAGGCGCCGCTGGAAGCAGCTCTCTCGCAGAACCCCCACCTTACCTCCCTCCCCTCGCCCTCTGCGTCCGTCCTCGCACCAGCCGatcttaccttgacgacTGGTACCGCAGAACTACTCCGCCTCCCCGAAGTTCAGTCGTGCATCAAGTCTGAtttcctcctccttccttGTGACCTCATTTGCGATATCCCAGGCGAGTCTCTCTTGGAGGCATGGATGGTTTCGCAAAGTGCACTGGGCGGCTCGACAGTTCGCGACGGGCGCCATACGTACGGTCCGAGATCTGTTGGAATGGGTGGTGAACAAGGTGGCCGACGGGGTGGACTGGGCGTGTACTACCAGACCCAAGGCAGGGAAGAGAGTGTCAAGGGAGAAGTGACGGACTTTGTGGCTACAACTCCTCTCGAGCAGGACGAGGCACCTGCCGTGTCGCATCCGTTGGATGGACCGGCTTCGATACGGTTTGGGTTGTCCAAGCTTGTGCTGTCGATGCCGATGGATACgttgaaggagaagatggaagAGGATAAGGGGTTGCTCATTCGTCACTCTCTGGTTAAAAAGCATGCGCAAGTGAAGATGCTGTCTAGCTACCGCGATGCCCATATCTATGTTTTCCCGCATTGGGTAAAGGACATGGCGCGACTTAATGAAAAGTTCGAAAGTGTCAGTGAAGACCTGGTGGGCTGGTGGGCCAAGTCGGAATGGCAAGCAGGGTTGGGGGAGAAACTGCGTTTGAGAGAAATCTTCGAACCCGCTAAGCAGGAAGACGGCGAGAACACCGGCTACGATGGCCCAGCCATTGAGGAAGAGATCGACTTGAAAGCCATGAGTACTACCAAGGCCGGTGCCGGCACATCCCGCGACACAACCGCACCAGGTAGCGTCCCCGAACTCGCCCGCTCCCGAACAAATTCCAACCTCGAAGCCGCCGCCAAAGCATCCTCCGCGCGAGACCTCATCGTCCCCCCAATGCTCGCCTATGTGCACTCCTCCATGCCCTCCGCCCCTCTTCTCCGCCGCATCGACAACTCCGCcatcctcctctccatcaCCCTCCGCCTCGCCAAACTCGAATCCATAGAGGAAGCCGGCCGCGCAGCCTCGCCGTTCGCCCACAACCAAAAAGTCGCATACCCCGCCGGCATCGCCCAGCGCTGCACAGTCACCAAAGCAGACTGCCTGCTGGCCGAGAATGTAACCGTCGAAGAAAAATGCGTCATCAAGGAATCCGTCATCGGCGCAAACTGCCACATCGCCAGCGGCGCGCGCCTCACCCGCTGTCTTGTCATGGACGGCGCCGTGGTCGGAGAACGGTGCCAGTTGACGGGGTGTATCGTCGGACGGCGGTGCAAGATCGGTCGCGAGAGCGTGCTTAAGGACTGTGAGGTCCAGGATGGGAATGTCGTTGAGGAGGAGACGGATGCGAAGAATGAGAAGTTTATGATTTTCGAGGggttggatgaggatgatgaggaggacggGGAGGGAATGGATGTTGCGGGGGAGTTTGATGGGGAGGGGGATTTGGGATTTTAG
- a CDS encoding uncharacterized protein (COG:S;~EggNog:ENOG410PMYP;~TransMembrane:1 (i25-47o)): MSLPDARRRRGAGIGFSPTGRRTVLGYWVPLAVTVGVATAGIAAWIWSERSDEDEEDDHGEQSRDDLDEQEDVFPAARGPGGEAMPSDIANDDAGMMARMHNTLRRTPSPQQIFDGARRVATAGVAAAGAYVGGLASIREENRGDFEDHSRWSEEVESRDNERSQQVDEAPAMSGALPTPRGATPGKKKSVAIAVSSASSHDLEDSTFEHASILSHLPEHIDENTKIFVLIYAPDLKHGNNKGTSPNKSLSVASSYSNINPEDAASSGELPTVEPRQMDESEGKTPLFNTLYSQALAIVEKENTIMPFSTESGYVHLVRHLSPELVYVQESLTGKDGSAVQHISGWVRQVVVVVGDEGGRGGLIDSDEESFLAENGEKWWQKEGITGIGKRIDVVDVLRTGLDWRRRVRGLD; the protein is encoded by the exons ATGTCTTTACCTGATGctcgccgccggcgtggaGCTGGCATTGGTTTCAGCCCAACGGGCCGACGAACTGTTCTAGGGTACTGGGTACCTTTGGCCGTGACTGTTGGCGTTGCAACAGCTGGCATCGCAGCATGGATCTGGAGTGAGCGGAgcgatgaagacgaagaagacgatcACGGCGAGCAATCCCGGGACGATCTGGACGAACAGGAGGATGTATTCCCCGCCGCGCGTGGTCCTGGTGGGGAAGCCATGCCTTCTGATATAGCAAATGATGATGCTGGCATGATGGCTCGTATGCACAACACTCTACGACGGACTCCCAGTCCTCAGCAGATCTTCGACGGCGCCAGACGAGTTGCGACGGCCGGAGTGGCTGCTGCAGGAGCATATGTCGGTGGACTTGCCTCGATCCGAGAAGAGAATAGAGGTGACTTCGAAGACCATTCGAGATGGTCAGAAGAAGTAGAGTCCAGGGACAACGAAAGATCTCAGCAAGTTGACGAGGCTCCTGCGATGAGCGGTGCGCTCCCGACTCCTCGCGGAGCAACCcctgggaagaagaagagcgtTGCCATTGCCGTGTCGTCTGCGTCCTCCCATGATCTTGAAGACTCCACCTTTGAACATGCA TCTATTCTATCTCACCTCCCCGAGCACATCGATGAGAACACCAAGATCTTCGTTCTAATATATGCTCCTGACCTGAAGCATGGTAATAACAAAGGAACCTCTCCCAACAAATCTCTGTCCGTCGCTTCATCCTATTCTAACATCAACCCCGAAGACGCTGCTTCCTCCGGTGAACTTCCCACCGTTGAACCCCGCCAAATGGACGAATCTGAAGGCAAGACACCGCTCTTCAATACCTTGTACTCTCAGGCCCTGGCGATTGTTGAGAAGGAAAACACAATCATGCCCTTTAGCACTGAATCCGGATACGTGCACCTTGTGCGCCATCTCTCGCCGGAACTCGTGTATGTCCAAGAGTCCCTGACGGGCAAGGATGGAAGCGCTGTTCAGCATATCTCCGGATGGGTGCGACAGGTAgttgttgtcgttggcgACGAAGGTGGCCGTGGTGGCCTTATTGACAGTGACGAAGAATCATTCCTTGCTGAGAATGGTGAGAAGTGGTGGCAGAAAGAAGGTATCACCGGTATTGGAAAGCGCATCGATGTTGTGGATGTGCTCCGTACTGGATTGGACTGGCGCCGCAGAGTGCGCGGCCTGGACTAA
- the SPT20 gene encoding uncharacterized protein (COG:S;~EggNog:ENOG410PMJI;~InterPro:IPR021950;~PFAM:PF12090;~go_component: GO:0000124 - SAGA complex [Evidence IEA];~go_function: GO:0003712 - transcription coregulator activity [Evidence IEA]), whose protein sequence is MATVITKPASHPPKMKRPPPPLGSQSGLNGVKPPQQSPSSSSPSSASKRLPGSGQLDAANATGSQMANGVNGASFLNSSNNKGPLTRPRRDAQRIADQPTRVQRSMSKAMPTDNDRRVGKKCPEPYVKTTPYILKKYAKHPPSLIVHLHPTHFRFEQQDGSFPYNSEMKVIIEHIRAGTVPHDMMEELLRANVRFYEGCLIVRVVDHKSATAQARKATASQSNENNSPFSIHNYNEHITPSPFVPYPKHNQLASEQAAAKTETAPNGTPEQNKEVVKDAPSKEAPPKPKVFTTVLHPTARSLQAELTLLATTPDPRAARQQVINAESSNEQNNGHVAKRQKMLVEPQHLLECESKLTRALAPPLFLEPVDSLGAVQDLLKFMESPLHSDPPPSPKRRKRTVAELEADEALAAEEERFMLIMDERLESSVSNGAGGTKSAVDETSGGAPFEPRFSRFKTLENIRMQHEEKAKREHEIKLKQEMAKRQQQEMERERRRVLEQRQAEEHAREEARRQQLAQQAQAQLAAQQQQNRLAQANGVSQGQQSSPVVRNQTPLNVSSPMVGNTMATQGAVPMSITSSAQGGAGSPPRPPSALQHAHPSVIGHPMASSRSQQGGQSRHGTPQMTQGTPAMSHATPIMRNATPRMSHGSPSHTGISQTPVMNQGMMATPQMGAGGMGLTPQQQQLLFHQRQQAMIAAQQGNLGHSGLTPQQFSQLQANAHAQQNIQQYQQQQQQQRIPNQQAYQAQLMRAQLNQMQMAQQLQQNQQQHPQQHPQPQNQQAQAQQNGGHQGSPQMTPQQQQQQILMAAAQANGGHLPQNFQGMNMAQRYTQLYHQRLLRLRQEMAHRFTGQYGPPSQYPPHIAQQYGLGLERSAKVWVNELMKRERESVQQQRASQLAAVQAQVMQQQQQQQQNMMRNA, encoded by the exons ATGGCAACAGTCATCACCAAACCCGCCTCTCATCCTCCCAAGATGAAGCGGCCACCCCCGCCTCTGGGGTCTCAATCCGGGCTCAACGGAGTCAAGCCACCTCAGCAAtccccttcctcctcttctccttcttctgcgTCGAAACGTCTCCCGGGGTCTGGTCAATTGGATGCGGCGAATGCCACCGGCAGTCAAATGGCGAATGGCGTCAATGGCGCGTCTTTTTTGAACAGCTCCAACAACAAGGGTCCCCTTACTCGACCGAGAAGGGATGCGCAACGAATCGCTGACCAGCCTACGCGGGTGCAGAGGTCAATGTCGAAGGCAATGCCGACGGACAATGACCGCCGGGTAGGCAAAAAGTGTCCTGAGCCATATG TTAAAACGACGCCTTACATCCTGAAGAAATACGCAAAACATCCTCCCTCCCTTATTGTCCACCTCCATCCGACCCACTTTCGTTTCGAACAACAAGATGGAAGCTTTCCTTATAATTCTGAGATGAAAGTAATCATCGAACACATTCGCGCAGGGACTGTTCCTCATGATATGATGGAGGAACTCTTGCGGGCCAATGTTCGATTCTACGAAG GTTGTTTGATCGTTCGCGTGGTTGATCACAAGTCGGCCACAGCGCAGGCCAGAAAAGCAACGGCCTCGCAATCGAACGAAAACAACTCACCTTTTTCAATTCACAACTACAACGAACATATTACTCCATCGCCTTTTGTGCCATATCCTAAACATAATCAACTGGCCTCTGAACAAGCAGCTGCAAAGACAGAGACAGCACCCAATGGTACTCCGGAACAGAACAAGGAAGTTGTTAAAGATGCACCGTCCAAAGAAGCTCCGCCCAAACCTAAAGTTTTTACAACGGTCCTCCATCCTACCGCTCGTTCGCTGCAGGCGGAATTGACGCTGCTTGCTACTACCCCTGACCCGAGAGCCGCCAGGCAACAAGTCATCAATGCGGAGTCTTCGAATGAACAGAACAACGGTCATGTCGCAAAGCGACAGAAGATGCTGGTTGAACCGCAACATTTACTGGAATGCGAATCTAAGCTGACTAGGGCGTTGGCGCCACCACTTTTCTTGGAACCTGTGGATAGCTTAGGAGCTGTGCAAGACCTTTTGAAATTCATGGAAAGCCCGCTGCATAGCGATCCGCCACCATCGCCCAAGAGACGCAAGCGGACTGTGGCTGAACTTGAAGCGGATGAAGCGCTGGCAGCCGAGGAAGAGCGATTTATGCTCATCATGGACGAACGTTTGGAGTCAAGCGTTTCGAATGGTGCAGGAGGAACGAAATCCGCCGTTGATGAAACTAGCGGCGGTGCGCCATTTGAGCCGCGCTTCTCTCGGTTCAAGACGCTGGAGAACATTCGCATGCAGCAcgaggaaaaggcgaagCGGGAGCACGAAATCAAGCTCAAACAGGAGATGGCCAAGAGACAGCAGCAAGAGATGGAGCGAGAACGACGTCGGGTTCTGGAGCAACGGCAGGCCGAAGAACATGCCAGAGAAGAAGCTCGACGGCAGCAGCTCGCGCAACAGGCACAGGCACAGCTTGCtgctcagcagcagcagaatcGCCTGGCCCAAGCGAACGGCGTCAGCCAAGGGCAGCAGTCTTCTCCGGTGGTTCGCAACCAGACACCGCTCAACGTCTCCTCACCCATGGTTGGAAATACGATGGCTACACAAGGGGCTGTTCCTATGAGCATCACATCTTCCGCGCAAGGTGGAGCTGGCAGCCCACCGCGACCTCCGTCAGCTTTGCAGCACGCTCACCCGAGCGTCATAGGCCATCCTATGGCCTCGTCCAGAAGCCAACAAGGAGGACAGAGCCGGCATGGAACACCGCAAATGACCCAGGGAACGCCTGCGATGTCTCATGCGACTCCGATTATGCGAAATGCGACCCCTCGAATGAGCCACGGCAGCCCAAGCCACACGGGAATTTCTCAAACTCCGGTGATGAATCAGGGCATGATGGCCACACCGCAGATGGGCGCTGGTGGAATGGGCTTGACgccacagcaacaacagtTGTTGTTCCATCAGAGACAACAGGCAATGATCGCCGCTCAACAGGGAAACCTTGGACACAGCGGCCTTACCCCGCAGCAGTTTTCCCAGTTGCAAGCGAACGCGCATGCGCAACAAAACATCCAGCAAtaccagcagcaacagcaacaacaacgaaTACCCAATCAGCAGGCATATCAGGCACAGCTGATGCGCGCGCAGCTCAATCAAATGCAAATGGCGCaacagcttcagcagaaTCAGCAACAGCACCCGCAACAACATCCCCAACCACAGAACCAACAGGCGCAGGCACAACAAAACGGAGGCCACCAAGGCAGCCCCCAAATGACCccccaacaacagcagcaacaaatcTTAATGGCAGCAGCCCAAGCCAACGGCGGCCATCTCCCGCAGAACTTCCAAGGCATGAACATGGCCCAGCGCTACACCCAACTATACCATCAACGACTTCTCCGCCTCCGGCAAGAGATGGCGCACCGGTTTACCGGGCAATACGGACCGCCCTCGCAGTATCCGCCGCACATCGCACAGCAGTATGGCCTTGGACTCGAACGCAGCGCCAAAGTGTGGGTCAACGAGCTTATGAAACGGGAGCGCGAATccgtgcagcagcagcgtGCTAGCCAGCTCGCGGCTGTTCAGGCCCAGGTgatgcagcagcaacagcagcagcaacagaatATGATGCGGAATGCATAA
- the brlA gene encoding C2H2 type transcription factor BrlA (COG:K;~EggNog:ENOG410PSQP;~InterPro:IPR036236,IPR013087;~PFAM:PF00096) has product MAYEGTQVEPIPRKDLEATEDTDEMRSQGTIADRLPLELDCPSLGSSECPSMASSFSPLDSPTPTSMYSQTSLTSPGWHEGGSFSVHPNQHYDRHTGSTPMRSAFRLADMTATTGDSMAMPYALDTQDRMPMPEYLPGYDDNVEQFWIPSDMPKTYDNPHGMQYPSGMASYPTMARTHYRHAPYLPESATNPCLSRPIFSQPERMSSSMSMGNMLHWMPSTESMAPQTITPSQAFPQTAPVTPPPSYSDFPTSLNAFKQTPTTSIRSCSLGTPSGTETSVSRVSGGAGDFHEDFPLSPYRDGMSRPSRQPSRKLSRKSSKNNLTLESLPPIIKQVQFKCKEPGCKGRFKRQEHLKRHMKSHSQEKPHVCWVPGCHRAFSRSDNLNAHYTKTHSKRGGRNRYVATLDETSPDFDPDFRGQLTPDGRPIYGSKLDDPMDTRELSVDAWDE; this is encoded by the exons ATGGCATACGAGG GCACCCAAGTTGAACCGATCCCTCGAAAGGACCTCGAAGCCACCGAAGATACCGACGAGATGAGATCTCAGGGTACTATCGCGGACCGTTTGCCTTTGGAACTTGACTGTCCGTCCTTGGGATCCAGCGAGTGTCCCTCAATGGCTTCTAGTTTCTCGCCGCTTGATTCACCAACACCTACCAGCATGTACAGCCAAACATCGCTGACTTCGCCCGGCTGGCATGAAGGCGGTTCATTCTCTGTCCACCCTAATCAACACTACGACAGGCACACTGGTTCTACGCCAATGCGCAGCGCTTTTCGACTGGCTGACATGACTGCGACGACCGGTGATTCTATGGCTATGCCGTACGCCTTGGACACCCAGGACCGCATGCCCATGCCCGAGTACCTACCAGGCTATGATGACAATGTTGAGCAATTTTGGATCCCATCTGACATGCCCAAGACGTACGACAACCCCCATGGAATGCAATATCCCTCTGGCATGGCATCCTACCCGACCATGGCGCGCACGCACTACCGTCACGCACCGTATCTCCCAGAATCGGCCACCAACCCATGCTTATCGCGACCCATCTTCAGCCAACCCGAAAGAATGTCCAGCTCGATGTCCATGGGTAACATGTTGCACTGGATGCCGTCTACCGAGTCCATGGCCCCCCAAACCATCACACCGTCCCAGGCCTTCCCCCAAACAGCGCCTGTCACACCTCCGCCGTCGTACTCTGACTTCCCCACCTCGCTCAACGCCTTCAAGCAAACACCCACGACCTCCATTCGCTCCTGCTCGCTGGGCACTCCATCGGGGACAGAGACTTCGGTGAGCCGCGTATCGGGTGGTGCAGGTGACTTTCACGAGGACTTTCCTCTGTCTCCCTACCGCGACGGGATGTCCCGTCCATCGCGCCAGCCATCGCGCAAGCTCAGCAGGAAATCATCCAAGAACAACTTGACCCTGGAGAGCCTGCCGCCAATCATCAAGCAGGTTCAATTCAAGTGCAAGGAGCCAGGATGCAAGGGCCGGTTCAAGCGTCAGGAGCACTTGAAACGGCACATGAAGAGCCACTCGCAGGAAAAGCCGCATGTGTGCTGGGTTCCGGGATGCCACCGGGCCTTCTCACGCAGTGACAACCTCAACGCTCACTACACCAAGACCCACAGCAAACGGGGCGGTCGCAACAGGTATGTCGCGACCCTGGACGAGACCAGCCCCGACTTCGACCCTGACTTCCGGGGCCAGCTCACTCCCGACGGCCGTCCTATTTATGGGTCCAAGTTGGATGACCCGATGGACACCCGGGAGCTGAGTGTGGATGCTTGGGACGAGTAA
- a CDS encoding sulfatase family protein (COG:G;~EggNog:ENOG410PMGT;~InterPro:IPR012083,IPR017850,IPR000917,IPR024607;~PFAM:PF00884;~SECRETED:SignalP(1-17);~go_function: GO:0003824 - catalytic activity [Evidence IEA];~go_function: GO:0004065 - arylsulfatase activity [Evidence IEA];~go_function: GO:0008484 - sulfuric ester hydrolase activity [Evidence IEA];~go_process: GO:0018958 - phenol-containing compound metabolic process [Evidence IEA]), with the protein MKLSNLLAMGLIAATQAVPTSRNQPKKQPNFVYIMTDDQDLTMNSPAYMPHVQASIRDKGTDFANHFVTTALCCPSRVSLLTGKQAHNTNVTNVSPPWGGYPKFIERGFNEDFLPVWFQNAGYNTYYTGKLMNAHSVDNYNAPHVKGFNGSDFLLDPYTYSYYNSTYQRNHEPPVSYEGHHTTVVTAEKTLGFLEDALASDRPFFLATCPIAPHANIDPSALASDGDTLMTAAIPEPKYEHLFEDAKIPRTENFNPKDPSGANWIKTLPLQNQTIVDYEDHYYRQRLRSLQSVDELVNSVIERLESSGQLEETYIIFTSDNGYHIGQHRLAPGKSSGYEEDIRVPFFIRGPGVPEGRVDNTVTTHIDLAPTLFELAGLPLREDFDGTPMRVAQDSSGIVHEHVTVEFWGSAPVEGEYAGVASPPGTKRNTYKSIRILGEEYNLYYSVWCSNEHELYDLANDPYEIHNLYPGQSANTSSTDPHLFNRDLSTLIPRLDALLMVLKSCKANTCIKPWNVLHPDGSVQSLSDAMDEKYDRFYEEQPKVSYSKCEEGYIVGSEGAQAVLNWEAWT; encoded by the exons ATGAAGCTCTCCAACCTCCTCGCCATGGGCCTGATTGCCGCCACTCAGGCGGTCCCAACGAGTCGCAACCAGCCCAAGAAGCAGCCGAACTTTGTCTACATCATGACAGATGATCAGGACCTGACGATGAATTCGCCGGCGTATATGCCGCATGTCCAGGCTAGCATCAGAGATAAGGGGACTGACTTTGCGAATCACTTTGTTACCACGGCGCTTTGCTGTCCATCGCGGGTTAGTTTGTTGACGGGGAAGCAAGCGCATAATACGAATGTGACGAATGTTTCGCCGCCGTGGG GTGGATATCCTAAGTTTATTGAGCGCGGATTTAACGAGGACTTTCTCCCCGTCTGGTTTCAGAATGCCGGGTATAATACCTACTACACGGGGAAACTGATGAACGCGCATAGTGTCGACAACTACAATGCACCGCATGTAAAGGGGTTCAACGGTTCTGACTTCTTGCTTGATCCGTACACCTATTCCTACTACAACTCTACCTATCAGCGCAATCATGAGCCTCCTGTCAGTTACGAGGGACATCACACCACCGTCGTGACCGCAGAGAAGACACTGGGGTTTCTGGAAGATGCATTGGCGAGCGATAGACCGTTTTTTCTCGCTACTTGCCCAATTGCACCGCATGCGAACATTGATCCAAGTGCACTAGCATCTGACGGAGATACGCTGATGACTGCTGCGATTCCGGAGCCGAAATATGAGCATCTTTTTGAAGACGCCAAAATCCCTCGTACGGAGAATTTTAATCCGAAAGAC CCAAGCGGAGCAAACTGGATCAAAACCCTCCCCCTTCAGAACCAAACCATAGTCGACTACGAAGATCACTACTACCGCCAGCGTCTCCGCTCGCTCCAAAGTGTCGACGAGCTCGTCAATTCAGTGATCGAACGCCTAGAAAGCAGCGGCCAGCTGGAAGAAACTTATATCATCTTCACATCCGATAACGGATACCATATTGGTCAACACAGACTGGCACCAGGCAAGTCATCTGGCTACGAAGAGGATATCCGTGTTCCCTTTTTTATTCGCGGACCGGGTGTTCCTGAGGGCCGCGTAGATAACACGGTCACGACGCATATTGATCTGGCGCCTACGTTATTTGAGTTAGCTGGACTTCCGCTGAGGGAGGATTTCGATGGGACTCCGATGCGCGTTGCTCAGGATTCGAGCGGGATAGTTCACGAGCATGTTACGGTGGAGTTCTGGGGCAGTGCACCTGTGGAGGGAGAGTATGCCGGTGTTG CGTCACCACCAGGCACGAAGCGAAATACATACAAGTCCATCCGCATCCTGGGCGAGGAATACAACCTCTACTACTCCGTCTGGTGCAGCAACGAGCACGAACTCTATGACTTAGCG AACGACCCCTACGAAATCCATAACCTCTACCCCGGCCAATCCGCGAACACAAGCTCGACGGATCCACACCTCTTCAACCGAGATCTATCCACCCTAATCCCCCGCCTAGATGCGCTCCTCATGGTCCTAAAGTCGTGTAAGGCAAATACATGTATCAAGCCGTGGAATGTCCTGCATCCGGACGGATCAGTGCAGAGCCTGAGTGATGCGATGGATGAAAAGTATGATCGGTTCTACGAGGAGCAGCCTAAAGTGAGTTATAGTAAATGCGAAGAGGGGTATATCGTTGGGTCTGAGGGGGCGCAGGCAGTGCTGAATTGGGAAGCGTGGACGTGA
- the RNY1_2 gene encoding T2 family ribonuclease (COG:A;~EggNog:ENOG410PHXQ;~InterPro:IPR018188,IPR033697,IPR001568,IPR033130, IPR036430;~PFAM:PF00445;~SECRETED:SignalP(1-16);~go_function: GO:0003723 - RNA binding [Evidence IEA];~go_function: GO:0033897 - ribonuclease T2 activity [Evidence IEA]), protein MHKSFLPLAFTASALAALQSCPSDLPLSCHNTTTIPSSDACCFNAPGGTLLQTQFWDYDPATGPADSWTIHGLWPDNCDGTYQQYCDTSREYKNITSILQSQGRDDLLSYMKTYWQDYEGDDESFWEHEFGKHGTCINTIKPSCYNDYTPQQEVGDYFQKTVDLFKGLDTYKALADAHITPDSSKAYELSAVKKALASLNGGYEPHIGCSDGALSEVWYFFNVRGNAIDGEYEPTETLSETQCPDTVKYPPKSS, encoded by the exons ATGCACAAATCATTCCTCCCACTTGCGTTTACCGCAAGTGCCTTGGCAGCACTGCAATCATGCCCCTCAGACCTCCCCCTTAGCTGCCACAACACAACTACCATTCCATCCTCCGATGCGTGCTGCTTCAACGCTCCTGGTGGTACACTCCTCCAGACGCAATTCTGGGACTACGACCCGGCGACTGGTCCGGCTGATTCGTGGACGATCCATGGTCTTTGGCCCGATAACTGCGACGGCACGTACCAGCAATACTGCGATACTTCCCGGGAATACAAAAACATCACGTCGATTCTGCAGAGCCAGGGACGCGATGACCTGCTGTCGTATATGAAGACGTATTGGCAGGATTATGAGGGTGATGATGAGAGTTTTTGGGAGCATGAGTTTGGGAAGCATG GAACGTGTATCAACACGATCAAACCATCGTGCTACAACGATTACACCCCGCAGCAGGAAGTCGGTGATTATTTTCAGAAGACGGTGGATTTGTTCAAAGGTCTCGACACATACAAG GCCCTCGCCGACGCACACATCACACCCGATAGCTCCAAGGCCTACGAGCTCAGCGCTGTCAAGAAAGCACTTGCTTCGCTGAACGGTGGATATGAGCCGCATATCGGCTGCAGCGATGGAGCGTTGAGTGAAGTGTGGTATTTCTTCAATGTTCGCGGGAATGCGATTGATGGGGAGTATGAGCCGACTGAGACGC TTTCGGAGACGCAATGTCCTGACACTGTCAAGTATCCGCCCAAGAGCTCTTAG